Proteins encoded within one genomic window of Mycobacteriales bacterium:
- a CDS encoding error-prone DNA polymerase: MGWQNPPIPWSELERRLSGRPRPESPGDGGDSPAWSRVREPYVPPVPSGSAAAGRNPGPPYAELHAHSNFSFLDGASHPEEMAETAAELGLQALALTDHDGLYGVVRFAEAAAGVGLSTVFGAELSLGLSQPQNGVADPEGDHLVVLARDPEGYHRLAAAISIGQRAGGEKGKPVYDLAELAAGSAGHWQVLTGCRKGIVPAALARGGADAATRALDRLIAEFGRDHIAVEVWDHGTPEDTERADALAELAHRAGVDVVATTNAHYATPSRGRLAAALAAVRARRSLEEMDGWLPAAGATYLRSGAEMAARFTRLPGAVARAAALGRECAFDLRLVAPRLPDFPVPPGHTEASWLAELTWQGAAVRYGPRDDERIPGAYAQLDHELATIERLGFPGYFLVVHDIVQFAQREGILCQGRGSAANSAVCFALGITCVDAVRYHLLFERFLAPERDGPPDIDLDIASGRREEVIQYVYQRYGRDNAAQVADVITYRPRSAVRDMAKALGYSPGQQDAWSKQIEGWGHALPAIGDDSAGPDHDIPPDVVALAEQLQGFPRHLGLHSGGMVICDRPVIEVCPVEWARMPGRSVLQWDKDDCAATGLVKFDLLGLGMLSALQGTLELIREHHGVEVDLAMLPPDDEAVFAMICAADTVGVFQIESRAQMATLPRLKPREFYDLVVEVALIRPGPIQGGSVHPYIRRRNGQEDPKYAHPLMERSLSKTLGVPLFQEQLMELAIDVAGCSPDEADLIRRAMGSRRSTERMEKLRARLYDGMAANGITGAVADEIFDKLAAFANFGFAESHAISFAYIVYSSCWLKRYYPAAFYAALLNAQPMGFYSPQSLVADARRHGLSVRGPDINASAALATLEPGTPLPPDAGPTPLGRAGECEPVIRLGLSSVRHLGEEVAERIADGRPYADMADLVRRTALTTPQVEALATAGAFGSFGLDRRRALWAAGMVATERPDRLAGLGIGADPPTLPTMTPPETTLADLWATSISPDSYPTQYVRDRLEEMGVVPAGRLRDVPHGDRVLVGGVVTHRQRPSTAGGTTFLNLEDETGLVNVICGQGVWRRHRRVARESSALLIRGRLEKVEGVINVVAERITRLPLTAATRSRDFR, translated from the coding sequence ATGGGGTGGCAGAATCCGCCGATCCCGTGGTCGGAGCTCGAACGCCGGCTCTCCGGCCGTCCCCGGCCCGAGTCCCCCGGTGACGGCGGCGACAGCCCCGCGTGGTCGCGGGTCCGCGAGCCCTACGTCCCGCCCGTCCCGTCCGGATCTGCCGCTGCCGGGCGTAACCCGGGTCCGCCCTACGCCGAGCTGCACGCCCACTCCAACTTCAGTTTCCTCGACGGCGCCAGCCACCCCGAGGAGATGGCCGAGACCGCCGCCGAGCTCGGCCTGCAGGCGCTCGCCCTCACCGACCACGACGGGTTGTACGGCGTGGTCCGGTTCGCCGAAGCCGCCGCGGGAGTGGGGCTGTCGACAGTGTTCGGAGCCGAGCTGTCCCTGGGCCTGTCCCAGCCGCAGAACGGCGTCGCCGACCCCGAGGGCGACCACCTCGTCGTCCTCGCCCGCGACCCGGAGGGCTACCACCGGCTGGCAGCCGCGATCAGCATCGGGCAGCGGGCCGGTGGGGAGAAGGGAAAGCCGGTCTACGACCTCGCCGAGCTCGCGGCCGGTTCCGCGGGGCACTGGCAGGTGCTCACCGGCTGCCGGAAGGGGATCGTCCCGGCCGCGTTGGCCCGGGGCGGGGCCGATGCCGCGACCCGTGCGCTCGACCGGCTGATCGCGGAGTTCGGCCGCGACCACATCGCCGTCGAGGTGTGGGATCACGGCACCCCCGAGGACACCGAGCGGGCCGACGCGCTGGCCGAGCTGGCGCACCGGGCCGGTGTGGACGTCGTCGCCACCACCAACGCGCACTACGCGACCCCCTCGCGGGGCCGACTGGCCGCGGCATTGGCGGCGGTGCGGGCCCGCCGCAGCCTGGAGGAGATGGACGGCTGGCTGCCGGCGGCCGGGGCGACCTACCTGCGTTCCGGGGCGGAGATGGCGGCCCGCTTCACCCGGCTCCCGGGTGCGGTGGCCCGGGCGGCAGCGCTGGGCAGGGAATGCGCGTTCGACCTGCGGCTGGTCGCTCCCCGGCTGCCCGACTTCCCGGTGCCGCCCGGCCACACCGAGGCAAGCTGGCTCGCCGAGCTCACCTGGCAGGGCGCCGCGGTGCGCTACGGGCCCCGCGACGACGAGCGGATCCCCGGGGCCTACGCCCAGCTCGATCACGAGCTGGCCACGATCGAGCGGCTCGGGTTCCCCGGATACTTCCTCGTCGTCCACGACATCGTGCAGTTCGCTCAGCGCGAGGGCATCCTCTGCCAGGGCCGCGGATCCGCCGCCAACTCCGCGGTGTGTTTCGCCCTCGGCATCACCTGCGTCGACGCGGTGCGCTACCACCTGCTCTTCGAGCGGTTCCTCGCCCCCGAGCGGGACGGCCCGCCCGACATCGACCTCGACATCGCGTCGGGGCGGCGCGAGGAGGTGATCCAATACGTCTACCAGCGCTACGGGCGGGACAACGCCGCGCAGGTGGCCGACGTCATCACCTACCGACCCCGGTCGGCGGTCCGCGACATGGCCAAGGCGCTGGGCTACTCCCCCGGCCAGCAGGACGCCTGGTCCAAGCAGATCGAAGGGTGGGGGCACGCCCTCCCCGCGATCGGCGACGACTCCGCGGGTCCCGACCACGACATCCCGCCCGACGTGGTCGCGTTGGCCGAGCAACTGCAGGGCTTCCCCCGCCATCTCGGTCTGCATTCCGGCGGCATGGTCATCTGCGACCGCCCGGTGATCGAGGTGTGCCCGGTGGAGTGGGCCCGGATGCCCGGTCGCAGCGTGCTGCAGTGGGACAAGGACGACTGCGCGGCCACCGGGCTGGTGAAGTTCGACCTGCTCGGGCTCGGCATGCTCTCGGCGCTGCAAGGCACCCTCGAACTCATCCGCGAACACCACGGCGTCGAGGTCGACCTCGCCATGCTGCCGCCCGACGACGAAGCCGTGTTCGCCATGATCTGCGCCGCGGACACGGTCGGGGTGTTCCAGATCGAGAGCCGGGCGCAGATGGCCACCCTGCCCCGGCTGAAGCCACGGGAGTTCTACGACCTCGTGGTAGAGGTGGCGCTGATCCGCCCCGGCCCCATCCAGGGCGGGTCGGTACATCCCTACATCCGCCGCCGCAATGGACAGGAGGACCCGAAATACGCCCATCCGCTGATGGAGCGGTCGCTGTCGAAGACTCTCGGCGTACCGCTGTTCCAGGAGCAGCTGATGGAGCTGGCGATCGACGTGGCCGGCTGCTCGCCCGACGAGGCCGATCTGATTCGCCGCGCCATGGGGTCACGGCGCTCGACGGAGCGGATGGAGAAGCTGCGGGCCCGGCTCTACGACGGAATGGCGGCCAACGGCATCACCGGCGCGGTGGCCGACGAGATCTTCGACAAGCTGGCGGCGTTCGCCAACTTCGGATTCGCCGAGAGCCACGCGATCAGCTTCGCCTACATCGTCTACTCCAGTTGCTGGCTCAAGCGCTACTACCCGGCGGCGTTCTACGCCGCGCTGCTCAACGCCCAGCCGATGGGCTTCTACTCCCCGCAGTCGCTGGTCGCCGACGCCCGCCGGCACGGGCTGTCCGTGCGCGGGCCCGACATCAACGCCTCCGCGGCGCTCGCGACGCTGGAGCCGGGTACGCCGCTTCCGCCCGACGCGGGTCCCACTCCGCTGGGGCGGGCGGGTGAGTGCGAACCGGTGATCCGGCTGGGGCTGTCGTCGGTGCGCCATCTCGGCGAGGAGGTCGCGGAGCGGATCGCCGACGGGCGGCCCTACGCCGACATGGCCGACCTGGTCCGCCGTACCGCACTGACCACGCCGCAGGTCGAGGCGCTGGCGACGGCGGGAGCGTTCGGCTCGTTCGGGTTGGACCGCCGGCGGGCGTTGTGGGCCGCGGGGATGGTGGCCACCGAGCGACCCGATCGGCTGGCCGGGCTGGGGATCGGCGCCGATCCGCCGACGCTGCCCACGATGACACCGCCGGAGACCACGCTGGCCGACCTGTGGGCGACCAGCATCTCCCCGGACAGCTACCCCACCCAGTACGTCCGGGATCGGCTCGAGGAGATGGGCGTCGTACCCGCCGGCCGGCTGCGCGACGTCCCGCACGGGGATCGGGTGCTGGTCGGCGGGGTGGTGACCCATCGCCAGCGACCGTCGACCGCCGGCGGGACGACGTTCCTCAACCTCGAGGACGAAACCGGGCTGGTCAACGTCATCTGTGGCCAGGGCGTGTGGCGTCGGCACCGACGGGTGGCTCGCGAATCCAGCGCGCTGCTGATCCGTGGTCGACTCGAAAAGGTCGAG
- a CDS encoding DNA polymerase Y family protein: MSEYAVRMIVVWCPDWPVLSAVLAGEVADDVPAAVLAGGQVLACSAGARAEGVRRGLRRREAQSRCPELAVLVHDPDRDARSFEPVVAVVEESCPGVEVLRPGVVAVSARGPARYYGGDAAVAEHLAGRLAQTCGVPVRIGVADGVLAATLAARSAAGETAVTVVPPGGSPGFLAGQPVEMLDRPELTDLLRRLGITTLGAFAALSTRDVGNRFGADGGLAHRLARGQDARPLAARRPPPDLVAATAFDPPVERVDTAAFAAKALAGQFHDRLTSRGLGCLRLRITARTEHGEELTRCWRHEGALSAAAIADRVRWQLGGWLTDSTARPRSVAGPTAGIVELSLLPEQVLPHAGQQLGLWGGTGESGERADRSLTHVQGLLGPDAVLTAVIAGGRGAGEQMQLVPWGEPRRADQDPVQPWPGRLPAPSPATVLARPQPVTVVDAAGAPVGITGRCVVTRPPARLVPEGAAPASVHDVVAWAGPWPVDERWWDRTGRRHARFQMVTADGTARLLTVERSRWWIEAVYD, encoded by the coding sequence ATGAGCGAATACGCCGTCCGCATGATCGTGGTGTGGTGTCCCGACTGGCCGGTGCTCTCCGCCGTCCTCGCCGGAGAGGTGGCCGACGACGTTCCGGCCGCGGTGCTGGCCGGCGGTCAGGTGCTGGCCTGCTCGGCGGGTGCCCGCGCGGAGGGGGTACGTCGTGGCCTGCGTCGCCGGGAGGCGCAGAGCCGGTGTCCCGAGTTGGCGGTGCTGGTGCACGACCCGGATCGGGATGCCCGGTCCTTCGAGCCGGTGGTCGCCGTGGTCGAGGAGTCCTGCCCCGGCGTCGAGGTGCTGCGGCCCGGGGTGGTTGCGGTGTCCGCACGAGGTCCGGCCCGCTACTACGGCGGTGACGCCGCGGTGGCCGAGCACCTCGCCGGTCGGCTGGCGCAGACGTGCGGCGTCCCGGTGCGGATCGGGGTCGCCGACGGCGTACTCGCGGCGACGTTGGCGGCACGTAGCGCCGCGGGAGAGACGGCGGTGACGGTCGTGCCACCGGGTGGGTCGCCGGGCTTCCTCGCCGGGCAGCCGGTGGAGATGCTGGATCGGCCCGAGCTCACCGACCTGCTGCGCCGCCTCGGGATCACCACCTTGGGTGCGTTCGCCGCGCTGTCGACCCGCGATGTGGGAAACAGGTTCGGTGCGGACGGGGGGCTCGCCCACCGGTTGGCCCGCGGACAGGACGCCCGGCCGCTGGCCGCCCGCAGGCCCCCGCCCGATCTGGTCGCCGCCACCGCTTTCGACCCTCCGGTGGAGCGGGTGGACACCGCGGCGTTCGCCGCGAAGGCGCTCGCCGGGCAGTTTCACGACCGACTCACCTCCCGCGGGTTGGGGTGTCTGCGGCTGCGCATCACCGCCCGCACCGAGCACGGGGAGGAGCTGACCCGATGCTGGCGGCATGAGGGCGCCCTGTCCGCCGCTGCGATCGCCGACCGGGTGCGCTGGCAGTTGGGCGGCTGGCTGACCGACTCGACCGCGCGACCCAGATCGGTCGCCGGGCCGACAGCGGGCATCGTCGAGCTGTCTCTGCTCCCCGAGCAGGTGCTGCCCCACGCCGGTCAACAACTCGGTCTGTGGGGCGGGACCGGGGAGTCCGGTGAGCGCGCCGACCGGTCGCTGACCCATGTCCAGGGTCTGCTCGGGCCGGACGCGGTGCTGACCGCGGTCATCGCCGGAGGTCGGGGGGCCGGCGAGCAGATGCAGCTGGTGCCGTGGGGTGAGCCGCGCCGGGCCGACCAGGATCCGGTCCAACCCTGGCCCGGCCGGCTGCCGGCACCGTCGCCGGCCACCGTGCTGGCCCGGCCTCAGCCGGTCACCGTCGTCGACGCCGCCGGCGCTCCGGTCGGCATCACCGGCCGCTGCGTGGTCACCCGGCCCCCCGCCCGGCTGGTGCCGGAGGGGGCGGCGCCGGCATCGGTCCATGACGTCGTCGCGTGGGCCGGCCCGTGGCCGGTCGACGAACGGTGGTGGGACCGCACCGGCCGCCGGCACGCCCGGTTCCAGATGGTGACCGCCGACGGCACCGCCCGACTGCTCACGGTCGAGCGCAGCCGCTGGTGGATCGAAGCGGTGTACGACTGA